In Bombyx mori chromosome 11, ASM3026992v2, one genomic interval encodes:
- the LOC134199621 gene encoding uncharacterized protein LOC134199621 — protein MSDANGALFLKFVRDFCPDIITRFEAYKAGLDAPALRDSPLSPPAPVPRDSPMSPPTPAPASIASSVAASSGSDSESEMEYESAASPQPGTSEGFTTVARGKKRARAVEPSAAPKQPKAANASRPKVVVSPDSPRRATPSPRPGPAPVRKVPAPPPVILREKSSWDRVSLALKANKINVVHARNIPHGIQIKVESSDDHRSLTAYLRKERIGYHTYALQEERELRVVIRGVPKELDVEQIKNDLVLVYIAILKTDIINLCT, from the exons ATGAGTGACGCCAATGGCGCGCTCTTTTTGAAGTTCGTCCGTGATTTTTGTCCGGACATCATCACGAGATTTGAAGCCTACAAGGCCGGCCTTGACGCGCCGGCACTCCGCGACTCTCCGTTGTCGCCCCCCGCGCCGGTACCTCGcgactcgccgatgtcgccccccacccccgcgcccgcgtcgatcgcgtcCTCCGTAGCGGcaagctccggctccgactccgagtcggaaatggagtacgagtccgccgcgagtccccaaccgggaacctcggaagggttcaccaccgtcgcgcgcgggaaaaaacgcgcccgcgccgtggaaccgtccgcggcgccgaaacaaccgaaggccgcgaacgcgtcgcggcctaaagtcgtggtctcacccgactcccctcgccgcgcaaccccgtcgccgcgccccgggcccgcgcccgtccgaaaagttcccgcgccgccgccggtcatCCTGCGGGAAAAATCTTCTTGGGATCGCGtatccctggcccttaaggccaacaaGATAAATGTAGTCCATGCGAGGAATATTCCGCATGGAATACAAATCAAAGTAGAgtcatccgacgaccataggtccTTGACAGCATACCTCCGCAAGGAACGCATAGGGTATCATAcctatgcgctccaggaggagcgtgaactccgcgtcgtaatacgcggagtcccgaaagagctcgacgtcgagcaaatcaaaaatgacctg GTTTTGGTATATATAGCTATACTGAAAACTGATATAATAAATTTGTGCACTTAA
- the LOC101745581 gene encoding DNA polymerase delta subunit 2, which yields MLLKVSPKSTADEEFSSHDLERQIVDYTDSSTRFYEAPRDFSKQYAHIYSARLCTFRNILTPLIKNKWSNKYKILKLCDLRESGTSCVIIGTLFKLQELKPSILKELSDQLEIIPQPTRTHFVHDSDSLVLEDELQRIKLVSDVIDIHQVVTGVVCAILGSEDEDGIFTVKDVCWPGCSIQKPLPVRNEDRYIVLMSGLNMASKSADQILSLHLFLEWMSGLAGTSYYQEEVSKIVRVIIAGGVFANHSDESVLNESDVISSAELVDSLAAAISGVAPLDIMPGCKDPNDVMLPQKPFHYCLFPKATEYKSFRRVSNPYECEIGGLLCLGTSGEPVKDIMRYSNLDNSQEVLKKTLEWRHLAPTCPDTVPCTPSVDTDPFIIYNCPAIYFSGNADEFGTTLYEGEEGQRIRIVSIPDFCNTKSIAIINLANLECYSMSFS from the exons ATGCTTTTAAAAGTATCGCCGAAATCAACAGCAGATGAGGAATTCTCTTCCCACGATCTAGAGAGACAAATTGTTGACTACACTGATAGTTCTACACGGTTTTATGAAGCACCACGAGATTTTTCCAAGCAGTACGCCCATATATATTCAGCTAGGTTATGTACATTCCGAAATATTTTGACTCCGCTGATAAAAAATAAGTGGTCAAATaaatacaagattttaaagcTTTGTGATTTACGTGAAAGCGGTACCTCTTGTGTTATAATTGGAACACTGTTCAAACTGCAAGAATTGAAACCAAGCATTCTGAAAGAGCTTTCAGATCAGCTTGAGATTATACCACAACCAACTAG GACTCATTTCGTCCATGATTCCGATAGCCTTGTGTTAGAAGATGAATTGCAAAGAATCAAACTTGTAAGCGATGTTATAGATATCCATCAAGTAGTCACTGGAGTTGTATGTGCAATTTTAG gATCTGAAGATGAGGATGGTATATTTACTGTTAAAGATGTCTGTTGGCCTGGTTGCAGTATACAAAAACCACTTCCAGTTAGAAATGAAGACAG ATACATAGTACTTATGTCGGGTTTAAATATGGCATCAAAGTCTGCAGATCAAATTTTGTCCTTGCACTTATTTTTGGAATGGATGTCAGGATTAGCAGGCACATCTTATTATCAAGAAGAAGTTTCTAAAATTGTACGAGTTATAATAGCCG GTGGAGTGTTTGCAAATCATTCAGATGAAAGTGTTCTAAATGAATCAGATGTCATATCGTCAGCAGAATTGGTGGATTCATTGGCAGCAGCTATTAGTGGTGTGGCTCCTTTAGACATAATGCCAGGATGCAAAGATCCTAATGATGTAATGTTACCACAAAAACCTTTTCATTACT GTTTGTTCCCTAAAGCTACTGAATACAAATCGTTCCGCCGTGTTTCTAATCCTTATGAATGTGAAATAGGAG ggtTGTTATGTTTAGGTACTTCAGGAGAGCCAGTAAAGGATATAATGAGATATAGTAACTTAGATAATAGTCAAGAGGTACTTAAAAAAACATTGGAATGGAGGCATTTAGCACCAACATGTCCTGATACGGTACCTTGTACCCCAAGTGTGGATACAGatccatttattatttataactgTCCAGCTATTTATTTTAGTGGAAATGCTGATGAATTTGGAACTACCTTATATGAAG GAGAAGAAGGGCAACGCATCAGAATAGTATCAATTCCAGATTTTTGTAATACTAAATCGATAGCAATTATCAATTTAGCAAATTTGGAATGTTACAGCATGAGTTTTTCTTGA